Genomic segment of Paracoccus tegillarcae:
TCGACCACGCAATCGCGCTCGGCCGCGTGCCACGCCGCCGGATCGAGCAATAACCTCCGATCGGTTATGTCGCAAACTTTGACAGCATTTGAGTGATATCTCTGGACTCGCTTCTGCTACGCGGCGAGCGCTGCGAATTGAGCAAACGGACAGAGTTCGGGTGTCAGTTGACCTTTTCGGATCATGTTGGCCACCTCGATACCTTCGAGTGCCGCCGAAGCTGATGCGAAGGATTTGAAACCAAGCATAGGGCGGATGCGCTTCTTGATGGTCCGGTGGTCCTGCTCGACCATGTTATTGAGGAATTTGATCCTTACCATCTCGATGGGGATCGGGCAGCCGAAGCGTCTCAGCATGCGGTTGATGGCGTTGATGCCGGCCGTGTTGGCGCCGCTCTTGTCGATGACGATCTTTCGCGGCAGGCCGTTCACCTCCAGAGCTCTGGCGAAGAACTTCGTCGCTGCGGTCTTGTTGCGTCGCTTCGAGAGCATGAAGTCCAGGGTTTTGCCAAACTTGTCGACGGCACGATAGAGGTAGACCCACTCGCCTTTCACCCGGATGTAGGTTTCGTCCATGCGCCAGGATCGGTCGGACGGACGCTTGCGGCGACGCGCCTGCTCGGCGACCAGAGGCGAGTACTTCGTGACCCAGCGGTTCAAAGTGGCGTGATCCACCCGAACGCCACGTTCAGCCATTATTTCTTCGAGGTCGCGGTACGACACCGAATAGCGGACGTAGAAGAACACCGCGAAAAGGATCACATCTTTCGGGAACTGGGCGCCCTTGAACGAGATCATGGCTGGCTCTCCCTCCCCCCCCGTTTCACAGCAAGACGGTCGGATGCAGAGCTGACGCCCGTCAACCGTCAAAGTTTGCGACAGAGCCGAAGCCGGTTGCGATCAGTCACATCCTGCGCAAGATCGGAGCTGTCGCCGGTGCGCAGGCGCTGCATGACGCCTTCGCCATAGTGGGCTTCGATATGGAAGGTCACCACCTCACAGGGCATGAGAAGTGTGTTATTTTGGCGACCCAATCAGCGATAGGCCCATACCACCCCTGTGACGATTTGCGCAAAGTCATGGCAGGCATCACCGCCGAAACCGTTCGATCTGACCGCTTCCGGTTCCATCGCCAGGGCATCAGTTCATCGACCTTTGTGATCTCGTAGTCTGGTATGCTTGCGAGGGTGTCGGCGAGCCAAGCGTTGAGATCGGCTCCGCTGAGCTTGGCCGTTTCGATCAGGGTGTAGGGCGGAAAGATGGAGAAACCAGCAGCCGTCAAGCATCTCTGCATAGGGTCACGCCGTCGCGCTTACCCCAAACGATCTAGACCGAAGCTGAAGGTGATTATCCCGCCCGCACATAGCTGCCGGGTGCCGGCTCGATCGGTTTCAGCGCTCCGCTACCAGGCACATAGGCCGGAACCTTCTTGCCCTTGCTGTGGCTTTCGATCCACTCCGCCCAGTTCGGCCACCACGACCCCTGATGCGCCTCGGCCTTGGTCAGCCAGTCCTGCGGATCGGCCGGATAGGCAGCCGCGCTGGTCCAGAACCCGTATTTCGGCCGTTTTGCCGGCGGGTTGATCACCCCCGCGATATGCCCCGATCCGCCCAGAACAAAGGTCGTGTCACCGCCCAGCAAGCCGGTCGTCGGATAGATCGAGTTCCAGGGCGCGATGTGATCCTCTTTCGTCGCAAAGACATAGAAGGGGATATCGATCTTGCCGATGTCGATGGGCACGCCGTCCATGGTCAGGTGCCCGGCCTTGCGCAAGCCGTTCTCGATATAGATCTTTTCCAGATACCACAGCAGCATGGCCGCCGGCAGGCGGGTGCTGTCGCCGTTCCAGAACAGCAGATCGAAGGCGGGCGGCTTGCGGCCCATCAAGTAATTCATCACGTGGAAGGACCAGATCAGGTCATTTTCCCGGATCATCGAGAACATGTCCTGCAGATGGTGGTTTTCCAGATAGCCCTTTTCGGCCAT
This window contains:
- a CDS encoding transposase domain-containing protein, whose amino-acid sequence is MQRCLTAAGFSIFPPYTLIETAKLSGADLNAWLADTLASIPDYEITKVDELMPWRWNRKRSDRTVSAVMPAMTLRKSSQGWYGPIADWVAKITHFSCPVRW
- a CDS encoding IS6 family transposase, whose translation is MISFKGAQFPKDVILFAVFFYVRYSVSYRDLEEIMAERGVRVDHATLNRWVTKYSPLVAEQARRRKRPSDRSWRMDETYIRVKGEWVYLYRAVDKFGKTLDFMLSKRRNKTAATKFFARALEVNGLPRKIVIDKSGANTAGINAINRMLRRFGCPIPIEMVRIKFLNNMVEQDHRTIKKRIRPMLGFKSFASASAALEGIEVANMIRKGQLTPELCPFAQFAALAA